A genomic region of Pseudomonas sp. KU43P contains the following coding sequences:
- the dusB gene encoding tRNA dihydrouridine synthase DusB yields MSAVRIGPYTLRNNLILAPMAGVTDQPFRTLCKRLGAGMVVSEMVSSDMSLWNSRKSSLRRIHEGDPEPRSVQIAGGDAQMMAAAARANVEAGAQIIDINMGCPAKKVCNKAAGSALLRDEALVSEILHAVVGAVDVPVTLKIRTGWDRANKNGLNVAKIAEQAGIQALAVHGRTRADLYTGEAEYDTIAAIKQAVSIPVFANGDITSPEKARAVLDATGVDGLLIGRAAQGRPWIFREIAHYLATGEHLPAAKLDEVERILLEHLAALHAFYGDVMGVRIARKHVGWYLATRPGGKEFRSRFNALEDTQAQCANVREYFSERRQSLETEDEQGVAA; encoded by the coding sequence ATGTCGGCGGTACGCATCGGCCCATACACACTACGCAACAACCTGATCCTCGCGCCCATGGCCGGGGTCACGGACCAGCCTTTCCGTACACTTTGCAAGCGCCTGGGCGCAGGCATGGTGGTGTCGGAAATGGTCAGCAGCGACATGAGCCTGTGGAACAGCCGCAAGTCGAGCCTGCGCCGCATCCACGAAGGTGATCCCGAGCCCCGCTCGGTACAGATCGCCGGTGGCGACGCGCAGATGATGGCAGCGGCGGCACGGGCCAACGTCGAAGCGGGTGCTCAGATCATCGATATCAACATGGGCTGCCCGGCAAAAAAAGTCTGCAACAAAGCCGCAGGCTCTGCTTTATTGAGAGATGAAGCTTTGGTCAGCGAGATCCTCCACGCCGTGGTTGGCGCGGTGGACGTCCCGGTGACCCTGAAGATTCGCACCGGCTGGGACCGGGCGAACAAGAACGGCCTGAACGTGGCGAAGATCGCCGAACAGGCCGGCATCCAGGCGCTGGCGGTGCATGGCCGCACACGCGCCGACCTGTACACCGGCGAAGCCGAATACGACACCATCGCTGCCATCAAGCAAGCGGTGTCTATCCCGGTTTTTGCCAATGGCGATATCACTTCGCCAGAAAAGGCCCGGGCGGTGCTGGACGCCACCGGGGTCGACGGTCTGCTGATCGGCCGGGCTGCCCAAGGGCGTCCCTGGATCTTTCGCGAGATCGCGCATTACCTGGCGACCGGCGAGCATTTGCCAGCCGCCAAGCTGGACGAAGTGGAACGTATCCTGCTGGAGCATCTGGCCGCGCTGCACGCCTTCTATGGTGATGTGATGGGCGTTCGTATCGCCCGCAAGCACGTTGGCTGGTACCTGGCAACACGACCCGGCGGCAAGGAGTTTCGCTCCCGGTTCAACGCTTTGGAAGACACACAAGCGCAGTGCGCCAACGTTCGCGAGTATTTCAGCGAACGTCGACAGAGCCTTGAGACAGAGGACGAACAAGGGGTGGCCGCATGA
- a CDS encoding DUF3426 domain-containing protein, whose amino-acid sequence MTDSFVTQCPHCQTSFRVTHHQLSVARGVVRCGHCLQVFNAAKQLLEQNRAQPAAEAAAVAPAPVVEPIVAPEPAPVTRPPVEPEDWAATAQALDELDLDQELARLERRGKPAEPGPAATSGALQARRDEPAIDDHDDQLFGTATGDRAEPQTLDEPAPVLLEQEPLDLEPAPGDRTEPTLGTNLGLDLEDERAEPVEAERFDEPHAIDEDEVIHEKGLSARDDDEVDIHLSARDDDPVSPLPGERLEPAFAAKAERPSRKEPLVDVVDDPLQLGWEKPEANWGKRLLWGFLTLLAAGLLAFQYVWFHFDEMARQDQYRPIFQQLCPVLGCQVPSRVDIGRIKSSNLVVRSHPDFKGALIVDAIIYNRAPFAQPFPLLELRFADLNGQLIASRRFKPSEYLSGELAGRGEMPSQTPIHIALDILDPGPKAVNYSLSFRSPE is encoded by the coding sequence ATGACCGACAGTTTCGTCACCCAGTGCCCGCATTGCCAGACCAGCTTTCGCGTCACTCATCACCAGCTGAGCGTAGCGCGCGGCGTGGTGCGCTGCGGCCACTGCCTGCAGGTGTTCAATGCGGCCAAGCAGCTGCTGGAGCAGAACCGTGCACAACCGGCGGCCGAGGCCGCTGCGGTGGCACCAGCCCCCGTTGTCGAGCCCATCGTGGCGCCCGAGCCTGCACCTGTTACGCGCCCGCCGGTCGAACCAGAGGACTGGGCGGCGACCGCGCAAGCCCTGGACGAGCTGGACCTGGACCAGGAGCTGGCTCGCCTGGAGCGTCGCGGCAAGCCTGCCGAGCCTGGCCCCGCTGCAACTTCCGGGGCCTTGCAGGCGCGCCGTGACGAGCCTGCCATCGATGATCATGATGACCAGCTGTTCGGCACCGCTACCGGCGATCGCGCAGAGCCGCAAACGCTTGATGAGCCCGCCCCTGTGCTGCTGGAGCAGGAACCACTGGACCTGGAGCCGGCCCCCGGAGATCGCACCGAGCCGACCCTGGGTACCAACCTTGGCCTCGACCTCGAAGACGAACGTGCCGAGCCGGTCGAAGCCGAGCGTTTCGACGAACCGCATGCGATCGATGAGGATGAAGTCATCCACGAAAAAGGCCTGAGCGCTCGTGATGACGACGAAGTGGATATCCATTTGTCGGCGCGCGATGACGACCCTGTCTCGCCGCTGCCGGGCGAGCGGCTGGAGCCCGCTTTCGCCGCCAAGGCCGAGCGCCCTTCGCGCAAGGAGCCGCTGGTCGATGTGGTGGATGACCCGCTGCAACTGGGCTGGGAAAAGCCCGAGGCCAACTGGGGCAAGCGCCTGCTGTGGGGCTTTCTGACCCTGCTCGCCGCAGGCCTGCTGGCCTTCCAGTACGTGTGGTTCCATTTCGACGAAATGGCCCGCCAGGACCAGTACCGGCCGATCTTCCAGCAATTGTGCCCAGTGCTCGGCTGCCAGGTGCCGAGCCGCGTCGACATCGGCCGGATCAAGAGCAGCAACCTGGTGGTGCGCAGCCACCCGGACTTCAAGGGTGCACTGATCGTCGACGCGATCATCTACAACCGCGCTCCGTTCGCCCAGCCGTTCCCGCTGCTGGAACTGCGATTCGCCGACCTCAACGGCCAGCTGATCGCCAGCCGTCGCTTCAAACCCAGCGAGTACCTCTCCGGCGAGCTGGCCGGCCGTGGCGAGATGCCAAGCCAGACGCCGATCCACATCGCCCTGGATATCCTCGACCCGGGCCCCAAGGCCGTGAACTACAGCCTCAGCTTCCGCTCCCCCGAGTAA
- the purH gene encoding bifunctional phosphoribosylaminoimidazolecarboxamide formyltransferase/IMP cyclohydrolase, giving the protein MTDQTTRLPVRRALISVSDKTGILEFARELQQLGVEILSTGGTYKLLKDNGVNAVEVADYTGFAEMMDGRVKTLHPKIHGGILGRRGVDDAIMNEHGIKPIDLVAVNLYPFEATIAKPGCDLPTAIENIDIGGPTMVRSAAKNHKDVAIVVNASDYASVLEGLKAGGLTYAQRFDLMLKAFEHTAAYDGMIANYMGTIDQAKDTLSTEDRSEFPRTFNSQFVKAQEMRYGENPHQSAAFYVEAKKGEASVSTAVQLQGKELSFNNVADTDAALECVKSFVKPACVIVKHANPCGVAVVPEEEGGIRKAYDLAYATDTESAFGGIIAFNRELDGETAKAIVDRQFVEVIIAPKISQAARDVVAAKQNVRLLECGEWPAERAAGWDFKRVNGGLLVQSRDNGMITAEDLKIVTKRAPTEQEIHDLVFAWKVAKFVKSNAIVYAKQRQTIGVGAGQMSRVNSARIAAIKAEHAGLQVQGAVMASDAFFPFRDGIDNAAKVGISAVIQPGGSMRDAEVIAAADEAGIAMVFTGMRHFRH; this is encoded by the coding sequence ATGACCGACCAGACTACCCGCCTGCCAGTCCGCCGCGCCCTGATCAGCGTCTCCGACAAGACCGGTATCCTCGAATTCGCTCGTGAGCTGCAACAGCTCGGTGTCGAGATCCTGTCCACCGGCGGCACCTACAAGCTGCTCAAGGACAACGGCGTCAACGCGGTGGAAGTGGCCGACTACACTGGCTTCGCCGAAATGATGGATGGCCGGGTCAAGACCCTGCACCCGAAGATTCACGGCGGCATCCTGGGCCGTCGCGGTGTCGACGATGCCATCATGAACGAGCACGGCATCAAGCCGATCGACCTGGTCGCCGTCAACCTTTACCCGTTCGAAGCCACCATCGCCAAGCCTGGCTGTGACCTGCCGACCGCCATCGAGAACATCGACATCGGTGGCCCGACCATGGTCCGCTCGGCTGCCAAGAACCACAAGGACGTGGCCATCGTGGTCAATGCCAGCGACTACGCCAGCGTCCTCGAAGGCCTCAAGGCCGGTGGCCTGACCTACGCCCAGCGTTTCGACCTGATGCTCAAGGCGTTCGAGCACACCGCCGCCTACGACGGCATGATCGCCAACTACATGGGCACCATCGACCAGGCCAAGGACACCCTGTCCACCGAAGACCGCAGCGAATTCCCGCGCACCTTCAACAGCCAGTTCGTCAAGGCCCAGGAAATGCGCTACGGCGAGAACCCGCATCAGAGCGCGGCGTTCTACGTTGAAGCCAAGAAAGGCGAAGCCAGCGTTTCCACCGCCGTTCAGCTGCAGGGCAAGGAGCTGTCGTTCAACAACGTGGCCGACACCGACGCCGCGCTGGAGTGCGTGAAGAGCTTCGTCAAGCCGGCCTGCGTCATCGTCAAGCACGCCAACCCATGCGGCGTGGCCGTGGTACCTGAAGAAGAAGGCGGCATCCGCAAGGCCTACGACTTGGCCTACGCCACCGACACCGAGTCGGCGTTCGGCGGCATCATCGCCTTCAACCGCGAGCTGGACGGTGAAACCGCCAAGGCCATCGTCGACCGCCAGTTCGTCGAAGTGATCATCGCCCCGAAAATCTCCCAGGCTGCCCGCGACGTGGTGGCTGCCAAGCAGAACGTGCGTCTGCTGGAGTGCGGCGAGTGGCCAGCCGAGCGCGCTGCCGGTTGGGACTTCAAGCGCGTCAACGGTGGCCTGCTGGTGCAGAGCCGCGACAACGGCATGATCACTGCCGAAGACCTGAAGATCGTTACCAAGCGCGCGCCGACCGAGCAGGAGATCCACGACCTGGTATTCGCCTGGAAAGTGGCCAAGTTCGTCAAGTCCAACGCCATCGTCTACGCCAAGCAGCGCCAGACCATCGGCGTTGGCGCCGGCCAGATGAGCCGCGTCAACTCCGCTCGCATCGCGGCCATCAAGGCCGAGCATGCCGGCCTGCAGGTACAGGGTGCGGTCATGGCGTCGGATGCGTTCTTCCCGTTCCGTGACGGCATCGACAATGCGGCTAAAGTGGGTATCAGCGCCGTGATCCAGCCAGGTGGTTCGATGCGTGACGCTGAAGTCATCGCCGCTGCCGACGAAGCTGGCATTGCGATGGTTTTCACCGGAATGCGCCACTTCCGCCACTAA
- a CDS encoding IS256 family transposase, translating to MPTKKKPLRDLPKIPKELLEQFGEGLMTAEAIEDASAAFKKALIERALHAELGHHLGYPPGAQRPEDETNQRNGKSGKTVLTGDGPLRLEIPRDRDGSFAPILIPKHERRYTGFDDKIIAMYARGMTVREIRAFLSEQYGTDVSPDFISSVTDEVMEEIGAWQQRPLEPMYPVIFFDALRVKIREEGLVRNKAIYLALGVLPDGTRDILGIWIENTEGAKFWMKVFNDLKTRGVEDVLIAVTDGLKGMPEALSAVFPETTLQTCIVHLIRNSLDYVAWDKRRALAKALKPIYQAINAEAAEQALDEFENGPWGKQYPTVVAAWRRAWDRVIPFFVFPPAIRKVIYTTNAIESINAQLRKIIKTRGHFPNDEAATKLIWLGLRNITANWGSAAHDWKSAMNQFAILYGDRFIRPTW from the coding sequence ATGCCAACCAAAAAGAAACCCCTGCGTGACCTGCCCAAAATCCCCAAAGAGCTGCTGGAGCAGTTCGGTGAGGGCCTGATGACCGCAGAAGCTATCGAGGATGCCTCTGCGGCGTTCAAAAAGGCCTTGATCGAGCGTGCTCTGCATGCCGAGCTTGGTCACCACCTGGGTTATCCGCCGGGCGCGCAGCGCCCAGAGGATGAAACCAACCAGCGTAACGGCAAGAGTGGCAAGACGGTTTTGACCGGCGATGGCCCGCTGCGGCTGGAAATTCCTCGTGATCGAGACGGCAGTTTTGCGCCCATTCTGATCCCTAAGCACGAACGGCGGTACACCGGTTTCGATGACAAGATCATCGCCATGTACGCCCGTGGCATGACGGTCAGAGAGATCCGAGCGTTTCTGTCCGAGCAGTATGGAACCGACGTTTCGCCCGATTTCATCAGCTCTGTGACAGACGAGGTCATGGAAGAGATTGGCGCGTGGCAACAGCGGCCATTGGAGCCGATGTACCCGGTCATTTTCTTTGATGCGCTGCGGGTGAAAATTCGCGAAGAAGGCCTGGTGCGCAACAAGGCCATTTACCTGGCTTTGGGCGTTCTACCCGACGGGACGCGCGATATCTTAGGCATCTGGATCGAGAACACCGAGGGTGCGAAGTTCTGGATGAAGGTTTTTAACGATCTCAAGACGCGTGGTGTCGAGGATGTGCTGATTGCCGTGACCGATGGCCTCAAAGGCATGCCAGAGGCTCTCAGCGCCGTGTTTCCAGAAACGACGCTGCAGACGTGCATCGTGCACCTGATCCGCAACAGCCTCGACTACGTGGCTTGGGACAAGCGCCGGGCACTGGCCAAGGCGTTGAAACCGATTTACCAGGCCATCAATGCAGAAGCGGCTGAGCAGGCATTGGATGAGTTTGAAAACGGACCCTGGGGCAAACAGTATCCAACGGTCGTGGCAGCCTGGAGACGCGCCTGGGATCGAGTGATTCCCTTCTTTGTCTTCCCACCTGCCATCCGCAAAGTGATCTACACCACCAACGCTATTGAGAGCATCAACGCCCAGCTACGCAAAATCATTAAAACTCGGGGGCATTTCCCGAACGATGAAGCAGCCACCAAGCTGATCTGGCTGGGGCTGCGGAACATCACGGCAAACTGGGGCTCGGCGGCGCATGATTGGAAAAGTGCGATGAATCAATTCGCGATTCTGTACGGGGATCGGTTCATCAGGCCGACGTGGTGA
- the accB gene encoding acetyl-CoA carboxylase biotin carboxyl carrier protein, whose product MDIRKVKKLIELLEESGIDELEIKEGEESVRISRHSKTPAAQQYFAPAPMAAAPAAAPVAAAAAPAAEAAAAPALRGTVIKSPMVGTFYRKPAPTSPNFAEVGQTIKAGQVLCIVEAMKMMNHIEADVGGVIDQILVEDGQPVEFDQPLFTIV is encoded by the coding sequence ATGGATATCCGTAAAGTCAAGAAACTGATCGAGCTGCTGGAAGAGTCTGGCATCGACGAGCTGGAGATCAAGGAAGGCGAAGAGTCGGTCCGTATCAGCCGTCACAGCAAGACCCCAGCTGCCCAGCAGTACTTCGCACCTGCTCCGATGGCTGCCGCTCCTGCTGCCGCCCCGGTCGCTGCCGCTGCCGCCCCGGCCGCCGAAGCCGCCGCTGCTCCAGCCCTGCGTGGCACCGTGATCAAGTCGCCAATGGTCGGTACCTTCTACCGCAAGCCTGCGCCGACCTCGCCGAACTTCGCTGAAGTTGGCCAGACCATCAAGGCAGGCCAGGTGCTGTGCATCGTCGAAGCGATGAAGATGATGAACCACATCGAAGCCGATGTTGGCGGTGTCATCGACCAAATCCTGGTGGAAGACGGTCAGCCGGTTGAGTTCGACCAGCCGCTGTTCACCATCGTTTGA
- a CDS encoding protein-disulfide reductase DsbD — protein sequence MRRLFFLLFLLLASPTFATGLLDNRPSATLGAASLSNGADFLPVHEAFKLSLVQADAQTIKLRLVATDGYYLYRHRFQFRTEPADIALGTPNIPKGEAKHDEFFGDVEVYHGVLDIELPRTDARAFTLLVGYQGCADKGLCYPPETERLSIDGEGGGALPASGEHAWSWKSLLLFFLAGVGLTFTPCVLPMLPILSGVVLRGQVGGLRGLALSLAYILPMAVSFAVLGALMGLFGAGLNLQARLQSAWVLVPFALFFVLFALAMFGLFELKLPQALSNRLDKVANRTKGGSLLGAAVLGVLSSLLVSPCVSAPLAGALLYISASGDALGGALKLFALGLGMGAPLLLVATGGAAWLPKSGPWLNTVKNAIGVLLLGLAIGLLSRVLPGPATLLLVGLLAAGVALFLGALEFVVKSPRQRLAQLLGLALLVYALACWYGALSGQGDPLRPLPTPTLVGASSGAIVQQSAWQTVTTPAALDAALAQAKASGQPVLLDWYADWCISCKVIEHEVLNAPQVQSQLGVFKLLRFDITQSNAEQRTLLDRYHLFGPPALLFFGANGSEMTTDRVVGEINAGDFAEVIARVRGKLGL from the coding sequence ATGCGCCGCCTGTTTTTCCTGCTGTTCCTGCTGCTGGCCAGCCCTACCTTCGCCACGGGCCTGCTCGACAACCGCCCCAGCGCCACCCTCGGCGCCGCCTCGCTGTCCAACGGCGCCGACTTTCTGCCGGTGCACGAGGCCTTCAAGCTCAGCCTGGTCCAAGCCGACGCGCAAACAATCAAGCTGCGCTTGGTCGCCACCGACGGCTACTACCTCTACCGCCACCGCTTCCAGTTCCGCACGGAACCGGCGGACATCGCCCTGGGCACGCCCAACATCCCCAAAGGCGAGGCCAAGCACGACGAGTTCTTCGGCGACGTCGAGGTCTATCACGGCGTGCTCGACATCGAGCTGCCACGCACCGACGCCCGCGCCTTCACCCTGCTCGTGGGCTACCAGGGCTGCGCCGACAAAGGCCTGTGCTACCCACCGGAAACCGAACGGCTGAGCATCGACGGGGAAGGCGGTGGCGCATTGCCGGCAAGCGGCGAACACGCCTGGAGCTGGAAATCGCTGCTGCTGTTCTTCCTCGCCGGAGTCGGCCTGACTTTCACCCCCTGCGTGCTGCCGATGCTGCCGATTCTCTCCGGCGTGGTGCTGCGCGGCCAGGTCGGCGGCCTGCGCGGCTTGGCCCTGTCGCTGGCTTATATCCTGCCGATGGCCGTCAGCTTCGCCGTGCTGGGCGCACTGATGGGCCTGTTCGGCGCCGGCCTGAACCTGCAAGCGCGGTTGCAATCGGCCTGGGTGCTGGTGCCGTTCGCGCTGTTCTTCGTGCTGTTCGCCCTGGCCATGTTTGGCCTGTTCGAACTGAAACTCCCGCAAGCCCTGAGCAATCGCCTGGACAAGGTGGCCAACCGCACCAAAGGCGGCTCGCTGCTGGGGGCTGCGGTGCTCGGCGTGCTGTCGAGCCTGCTGGTATCGCCCTGCGTCTCGGCGCCCCTGGCCGGCGCCCTGCTGTACATCAGCGCCAGCGGTGATGCCCTGGGCGGTGCACTCAAGCTGTTCGCCCTGGGCCTGGGCATGGGTGCGCCACTGTTGCTGGTAGCTACCGGCGGTGCGGCCTGGTTGCCGAAGAGCGGCCCGTGGCTGAACACCGTGAAAAATGCCATCGGCGTACTGCTGCTGGGCCTGGCCATCGGCCTGCTCAGCCGCGTGTTGCCGGGGCCGGCGACCCTGTTGCTGGTGGGCTTGCTGGCCGCTGGCGTGGCGCTGTTCCTCGGTGCGCTGGAATTCGTGGTCAAGTCGCCCCGCCAACGCCTGGCGCAACTGCTCGGTCTGGCCTTGCTGGTGTATGCCCTGGCCTGCTGGTACGGGGCACTGAGTGGCCAGGGCGACCCGCTACGGCCATTGCCGACGCCCACCCTCGTCGGCGCCAGCAGCGGCGCCATCGTCCAGCAGAGTGCCTGGCAAACCGTCACCACGCCTGCTGCCCTGGACGCCGCACTGGCCCAAGCCAAGGCCAGCGGCCAGCCCGTGCTGCTCGACTGGTACGCCGACTGGTGCATCAGCTGCAAGGTGATCGAGCACGAAGTCCTCAATGCGCCTCAGGTCCAATCCCAGCTGGGCGTCTTCAAACTGCTGCGTTTCGATATCACTCAGAGCAACGCCGAGCAGCGTACCCTGCTCGACCGCTATCACCTGTTCGGCCCACCCGCACTGCTGTTCTTTGGGGCGAACGGCAGCGAAATGACCACTGATCGGGTGGTTGGCGAGATAAACGCCGGCGATTTCGCCGAAGTTATTGCGCGCGTGCGCGGCAAACTCGGTCTATAA
- the accC gene encoding acetyl-CoA carboxylase biotin carboxylase subunit, whose product MSGKLEKVLIANRGEIALRILRACKELGIKTVAVHSTADRELMHLGLADESVCIGPASSKDSYLHIPAIIAAAEVTGATAIHPGYGFLAENADFAEQVEKSGFAFIGPKADTIRLMGDKVSAKDAMIKSGVPTVPGSDGPLPEDEEVALAIARDVGYPVIIKAAGGGGGRGMRVVHKEEDLIASAKLTRTEAGAAFGNPMVYLEKFLTNPRHVEVQVLSDGQGNAIHLGDRDCSLQRRHQKVLEEAPAPGIDEKARQEVFKRCVDACVEIGYRGAGTFEFLYENGRFYFIEMNTRVQVEHPVSEMVTGIDIVKEMLSIAAGNKLSIRQEDVVIRGHSLECRINAEDPKKFIPSPGKVKHFHAPGGNGVRVDSHLYSGYSVPPNYDSLIGKLITYGKDRDEAMARMRNALDEIVVDGIKTNIPLHRDLVRDEGFCKGGVNIHYLEHKLASQE is encoded by the coding sequence ATGTCTGGGAAGCTGGAAAAAGTCCTGATCGCCAACCGTGGGGAAATTGCCCTGCGGATCCTGCGTGCCTGCAAAGAGCTGGGCATCAAGACCGTCGCCGTGCACTCCACGGCCGACCGCGAACTGATGCACCTGGGCCTGGCAGACGAGTCGGTCTGCATTGGTCCTGCTTCGTCCAAAGATTCGTACCTGCACATCCCGGCGATCATCGCCGCGGCTGAAGTGACAGGCGCTACCGCCATTCACCCCGGTTACGGCTTCCTGGCGGAAAACGCCGACTTCGCCGAACAGGTGGAGAAGTCCGGTTTCGCCTTCATCGGCCCGAAAGCCGACACCATTCGCCTGATGGGCGACAAGGTTTCGGCCAAGGACGCGATGATCAAGTCGGGCGTACCGACCGTACCGGGCTCCGATGGCCCGCTGCCGGAAGACGAAGAGGTCGCCCTGGCGATCGCCCGTGACGTCGGCTACCCGGTGATCATCAAGGCCGCCGGTGGCGGTGGTGGTCGCGGTATGCGCGTGGTGCACAAGGAAGAGGACCTGATCGCCTCGGCCAAGCTCACCCGCACCGAAGCCGGTGCTGCCTTCGGCAACCCGATGGTCTACCTGGAGAAGTTCCTGACCAACCCACGTCACGTGGAAGTTCAGGTGCTGTCCGACGGCCAAGGCAACGCCATCCACCTGGGCGACCGCGACTGCTCGCTGCAGCGCCGTCACCAGAAAGTACTGGAAGAAGCACCTGCCCCGGGCATCGACGAGAAGGCCCGCCAGGAAGTCTTCAAGCGTTGCGTCGATGCGTGCGTCGAGATCGGCTACCGCGGTGCCGGCACCTTCGAGTTCCTGTACGAGAACGGCCGTTTCTACTTCATCGAGATGAACACCCGTGTGCAGGTTGAGCACCCGGTGTCGGAAATGGTCACCGGTATCGACATCGTCAAGGAGATGCTCAGCATCGCCGCTGGCAACAAGCTGTCGATCCGCCAGGAAGACGTGGTCATCCGTGGCCATTCGCTGGAGTGCCGTATCAACGCCGAAGACCCGAAGAAGTTTATCCCGAGCCCAGGCAAGGTGAAGCACTTCCACGCGCCAGGCGGCAACGGCGTTCGCGTCGATTCGCACCTGTACAGCGGCTACTCGGTTCCGCCGAACTACGACTCGCTGATCGGCAAGCTGATCACCTACGGCAAGGACCGCGACGAAGCCATGGCGCGCATGCGCAATGCCCTGGACGAGATCGTCGTCGACGGCATCAAGACCAACATCCCGCTGCACCGCGACCTGGTGCGTGATGAAGGCTTCTGCAAAGGCGGCGTCAACATCCACTACCTCGAGCACAAACTGGCTAGCCAGGAGTGA
- the aroQ gene encoding type II 3-dehydroquinate dehydratase — protein sequence MATLLVLHGPNLNLLGTREPGHYGAVTLAQINQDLEQRARAAGHHLQYLQSNAEYELIDRIHAARNEGVDFILINPAAFTHTSVALRDALLAVSIPFIEVHLSNVHKREPFRHHSYFSDVAVGVICGLGASGYRLALESALEQLAANAQP from the coding sequence ATGGCAACCCTACTGGTGCTTCACGGCCCCAACCTGAACCTGCTCGGTACTCGCGAACCGGGCCACTACGGCGCCGTGACCCTGGCCCAGATCAACCAGGACCTGGAGCAGCGCGCCCGCGCCGCTGGCCATCATCTGCAGTACCTGCAGAGCAATGCCGAGTACGAACTGATCGACCGTATTCACGCCGCACGCAACGAGGGTGTGGACTTCATCCTGATCAATCCGGCTGCTTTCACCCACACAAGCGTCGCATTACGTGACGCATTGCTCGCGGTGAGCATCCCATTCATCGAAGTGCACCTGTCCAACGTGCACAAACGCGAACCGTTCCGTCACCACTCCTACTTCTCCGATGTCGCCGTAGGAGTGATCTGCGGTCTGGGCGCCAGCGGTTATCGCCTGGCCCTGGAGTCCGCGCTGGAACAACTGGCTGCCAACGCACAGCCCTGA
- the fis gene encoding DNA-binding transcriptional regulator Fis, which translates to MTMMTETLVSGTTPVSDNANLKQHLNTPSEEGQTLRDSVEKALHNYFAHLEGATVTDVYNLVLSEVEAPLLESVMNYVKGNQTKASEMLGLNRGTLRKKLKQYDLL; encoded by the coding sequence ATGACGATGATGACCGAGACATTAGTGAGTGGAACAACGCCCGTGAGCGACAACGCCAACCTCAAACAGCACCTCAACACGCCGAGCGAAGAGGGCCAGACCCTTCGCGACAGCGTCGAGAAGGCGCTGCACAACTACTTCGCACACCTGGAAGGCGCTACCGTCACTGACGTGTACAACCTGGTGCTCTCCGAAGTCGAGGCGCCCCTGCTCGAAAGCGTGATGAATTACGTCAAGGGCAACCAGACCAAGGCCAGCGAGATGCTCGGACTCAACCGAGGTACCCTGCGCAAGAAGCTCAAGCAGTACGACTTGTTGTAA
- the prmA gene encoding 50S ribosomal protein L11 methyltransferase → MPWLQVRLAISPEQAETYEDALLEVGAVSVTFMDAEDQPIFEPDLNTTPLWSHTHLLALFEADAEPDAVFAHLRLLTGAELPEHQAEVIEDQDWERSWMDNFQPMRFGQRLWIVPSWHEAPEKDAVNLLLDPGLAFGTGTHPTTALCLEWLDGQQLQGTQVLDFGCGSGILAIASLLLGAREAVGTDIDVQALEASRDNAQRNGIADDAFALYLPEHMPAMQADVLVANILAGPLVSLAPQLSGLVRPGGLLALSGILAEQGEEVAAAYAADFELDPIVVRDGWVRISGRRR, encoded by the coding sequence ATGCCCTGGCTGCAAGTACGCCTGGCCATCAGCCCGGAACAAGCCGAAACCTACGAAGACGCCCTGCTCGAAGTCGGCGCCGTCTCGGTCACGTTCATGGACGCCGAAGATCAGCCGATCTTCGAGCCTGACCTCAATACCACTCCGCTGTGGTCGCACACGCACCTGCTGGCGCTGTTCGAAGCCGACGCCGAGCCTGACGCCGTGTTCGCCCACCTGCGCCTGCTGACCGGCGCCGAGCTGCCGGAACACCAGGCCGAAGTGATCGAGGATCAGGACTGGGAACGCAGCTGGATGGACAACTTCCAGCCGATGCGCTTCGGCCAGCGCCTGTGGATCGTGCCGAGCTGGCACGAAGCGCCGGAAAAGGACGCGGTCAACCTGCTGCTCGACCCTGGCCTGGCCTTCGGTACCGGCACACACCCGACCACCGCGCTGTGCCTGGAATGGCTCGACGGCCAACAGTTGCAAGGCACCCAGGTGCTCGATTTCGGCTGCGGTTCGGGCATTCTGGCCATCGCCTCGCTGCTGCTCGGCGCCCGTGAAGCGGTCGGTACCGACATCGACGTGCAGGCCCTGGAAGCCTCGCGCGACAACGCCCAGCGCAACGGCATCGCCGATGACGCGTTCGCCCTGTACCTGCCCGAGCACATGCCGGCGATGCAGGCCGACGTGCTGGTCGCCAACATCCTCGCCGGCCCGCTGGTTTCCCTGGCGCCGCAACTGTCCGGTCTGGTTCGCCCGGGTGGCCTGCTGGCGCTGTCGGGCATCCTCGCCGAACAGGGTGAGGAAGTGGCTGCAGCCTACGCCGCCGACTTCGAGCTGGACCCGATCGTCGTGCGCGACGGCTGGGTGCGCATCAGTGGTCGCCGCCGCTAA